In Halorhabdus tiamatea SARL4B, a genomic segment contains:
- a CDS encoding MarR family transcriptional regulator: protein MPINIRRFEESPPEDLRASGRTNAEEILSFLASSPDQAYTPKEIHEATEVKRGSVGVVLSRLEERGLLRHRGDYWAIAADADVEKTLSSMSTARAASERLGVEDTDEW, encoded by the coding sequence ATGCCCATCAACATCAGACGGTTCGAAGAAAGCCCACCCGAGGACCTCCGGGCCAGTGGACGCACGAACGCGGAAGAGATCCTTTCGTTTCTGGCGTCGTCCCCGGACCAGGCGTACACGCCGAAGGAGATCCACGAGGCGACCGAGGTCAAGCGAGGGAGCGTCGGGGTCGTCCTCTCCCGTCTCGAGGAGCGGGGACTGCTCCGCCACCGGGGCGACTACTGGGCGATCGCTGCGGATGCCGATGTCGAGAAGACGTTGAGTTCGATGTCGACCGCGCGAGCGGCTTCGGAGCGGCTCGGTGTGGAGGATACGGACGAGTGGTAA
- a CDS encoding DUF7575 domain-containing protein, translated as MTETASAKRPWVAIVLSVVFPGLGHVYLREWLRTGLWLVLLFATAWLVIPPDLIPQETSYEAIMQASRNLPRDASFLILGLRVLNVIDAYVLARQTTRTDPVESGRQCPECGHDLSEADDDLTFCPWCATELESVEEAEADSRFKL; from the coding sequence GTGACCGAGACTGCGTCGGCAAAGCGCCCGTGGGTGGCGATCGTGCTGTCGGTCGTCTTTCCCGGCCTGGGACACGTCTACCTGCGGGAGTGGCTCCGGACGGGGCTGTGGCTCGTCCTGCTGTTCGCCACTGCGTGGCTGGTGATTCCACCCGACCTCATCCCCCAGGAGACGTCCTACGAGGCGATCATGCAGGCCAGCCGGAATCTCCCCCGGGACGCCTCGTTTCTCATCCTCGGCCTTCGGGTCCTCAACGTGATCGATGCGTACGTCCTCGCGCGCCAGACCACCCGTACGGACCCCGTCGAGTCGGGGCGACAGTGTCCCGAGTGTGGCCACGATCTCTCCGAGGCGGACGACGATCTCACGTTCTGTCCGTGGTGTGCCACCGAACTCGAGAGCGTCGAGGAGGCTGAGGCGGACTCGCGATTCAAGTTGTAA
- a CDS encoding flippase-like domain-containing protein: protein MNRAVDVSVVLPAYDEAETIERTVSATLDRLGAFLPDGSFEVIVAEDGCADRTPEIAARLAREDDRVRHVHSDERLGRGAALEDAFRQAAGETLVYIDTDLATDMAHLEELIERVHTEGYDVATGSRMLPDSDADRPAKRGVPSRGYNALVRTLLRSELADHQCGFKAFSREAFEELAETVEDDHWFWDTEMLVRAQRRGFDVAEFPVAWTPKGDSKVDFVRDVFGMGSQVIRTFWQLSVQPRITRTRSMIAATGLILLALALMTVYLDPTAVLAEMRAADPALIALATLVYLASWPLRGYRYRDILAELGYDSDVGFLTGAIFISQTGNLVFPARLGDGVRAYVMKARRRVPYPSGFASLAVERVFDLLTIAGLAGVVLVGFAAFDPGRIADLTGAVTSGRESGQVGVAVAAGVGLAAIGVTALIVLTARSDRNFVRSTLETLSDDAYAGYVAGVVEDFTGDVQTVAASPAAFGRVAASSVLIWTIDVVTAIVVFAAFDVAVAPVTLVVVSFFAVSVGNLAKVLPLSPGGVGLYEGVFSVLVLAIVPAATWELALGVAIVDHAVKNVVTIAGGSVSMAWLNVSLTTAVEESADVEDSLESVAVRD from the coding sequence ATGAATCGGGCTGTCGATGTCAGCGTCGTGCTCCCGGCCTACGACGAGGCCGAGACCATCGAGCGGACCGTCAGCGCGACGCTCGACCGGCTCGGGGCGTTTCTGCCCGACGGCTCCTTCGAGGTGATCGTCGCCGAGGACGGCTGTGCCGACCGCACGCCCGAGATCGCCGCGCGGCTCGCCCGCGAGGACGACCGGGTCCGGCACGTCCACAGCGACGAGCGCCTGGGCCGTGGGGCCGCCCTCGAGGACGCCTTCCGGCAGGCCGCGGGCGAGACGCTCGTCTACATCGATACCGACCTGGCGACGGACATGGCCCACCTCGAAGAACTGATCGAACGCGTCCACACGGAGGGCTACGACGTCGCGACTGGCTCGCGAATGCTCCCGGACAGCGACGCCGACCGCCCGGCTAAACGCGGCGTGCCGAGTCGGGGGTACAACGCCCTCGTCCGAACGCTCCTCCGGTCGGAACTGGCCGACCACCAGTGCGGATTCAAGGCGTTCTCCCGCGAGGCCTTCGAGGAACTCGCCGAAACGGTCGAAGACGACCACTGGTTCTGGGACACCGAGATGCTGGTTCGGGCCCAGCGTCGCGGCTTCGACGTGGCGGAGTTCCCGGTCGCCTGGACGCCGAAGGGCGACTCGAAGGTCGACTTCGTCCGGGACGTCTTCGGGATGGGGAGTCAGGTCATCCGAACCTTCTGGCAACTCTCCGTCCAGCCACGGATCACGCGCACCCGGAGCATGATCGCCGCGACCGGTCTCATCTTGCTCGCGCTCGCCCTGATGACCGTCTATCTCGATCCCACCGCCGTCCTCGCGGAGATGCGAGCGGCCGATCCCGCGCTGATCGCCCTCGCGACCCTCGTCTATCTCGCCTCCTGGCCGCTTCGTGGCTATCGCTACCGCGACATCCTCGCCGAATTGGGCTACGACTCGGACGTCGGCTTTCTGACCGGCGCGATCTTCATCAGCCAGACGGGCAATCTCGTGTTCCCGGCGCGACTCGGCGACGGCGTTCGCGCGTACGTGATGAAGGCCCGGCGTCGCGTCCCCTATCCGTCCGGGTTCGCCTCGCTGGCGGTCGAACGGGTCTTCGACCTGCTGACGATCGCCGGTCTCGCCGGCGTCGTCCTCGTCGGCTTCGCCGCCTTCGACCCCGGTCGGATCGCCGATCTGACTGGCGCGGTCACCAGCGGTCGCGAGAGCGGGCAGGTCGGCGTGGCGGTCGCCGCCGGCGTCGGGCTCGCCGCGATCGGCGTGACTGCCCTGATCGTCCTGACGGCGCGTTCCGACCGCAATTTCGTTCGAAGCACCCTCGAAACCCTCAGCGACGACGCCTACGCCGGCTACGTCGCGGGCGTCGTCGAGGACTTCACGGGTGACGTTCAGACCGTCGCCGCCAGCCCCGCCGCGTTCGGCCGCGTCGCCGCTTCGAGCGTCCTCATCTGGACGATCGACGTCGTGACTGCAATCGTCGTCTTCGCCGCTTTCGACGTTGCCGTCGCTCCGGTGACGCTCGTCGTCGTGAGTTTCTTCGCAGTCAGCGTGGGGAATCTCGCGAAGGTGCTCCCGCTGTCGCCCGGCGGCGTCGGCCTCTACGAGGGTGTCTTCTCGGTGCTCGTCCTCGCGATCGTCCCCGCGGCGACCTGGGAACTCGCCCTCGGCGTCGCGATCGTCGATCACGCTGTCAAGAACGTCGTCACCATCGCCGGCGGCTCCGTCTCGATGGCGTGGCTCAACGTCTCGCTGACGACCGCTGTCGAAGAGAGCGCCGACGTCGAGGATTCACTCGAGTCTGTCGCCGTACGGGACTGA
- a CDS encoding type I 3-dehydroquinate dehydratase, whose amino-acid sequence MNFSSFRLAASTADLGEEPAAREHADLVEFRMDLADEPLTQLSDYDGELPLFVTNRPEWEGGEAADAGRLAALEAAVTDDAVAAVDVELATARGGDAEALIETADEHDVRVVVSSHDFEATPSMGDLQETLRDACEYGDVGKLAVTAETPDDVLDLLVATRAATVEGHTVATMAMGEAGRHSRAVAPLYGSRIGYAPVDPDAATAPGQYDLATLADLVAELGGR is encoded by the coding sequence ATGAACTTCAGTTCGTTCAGACTGGCAGCCTCGACGGCTGACCTCGGCGAGGAGCCGGCCGCCCGCGAGCACGCCGACCTGGTCGAGTTCCGGATGGATCTGGCCGACGAACCACTCACGCAACTCTCTGACTACGACGGCGAGTTGCCGCTGTTCGTGACCAACCGTCCCGAGTGGGAGGGTGGCGAGGCCGCGGACGCGGGCCGCCTCGCTGCGCTCGAAGCGGCCGTCACTGACGACGCCGTCGCGGCTGTCGACGTCGAACTCGCGACCGCACGCGGGGGTGACGCCGAGGCGCTGATCGAGACCGCCGACGAGCACGACGTGCGCGTGGTCGTTTCGAGTCACGACTTCGAGGCGACGCCGTCGATGGGTGATCTTCAGGAGACGCTGCGGGACGCCTGTGAGTACGGCGACGTGGGCAAACTCGCCGTCACCGCCGAGACGCCGGACGACGTGCTCGACTTGCTGGTCGCGACGCGGGCGGCCACCGTCGAGGGACACACCGTGGCGACGATGGCGATGGGCGAGGCCGGTCGTCACTCGCGGGCGGTCGCCCCGCTGTACGGCTCGCGGATCGGGTACGCGCCGGTGGATCCAGACGCGGCGACTGCCCCCGGACAGTACGATCTCGCGACGCTCGCCGATCTCGTCGCGGAACTCGGTGGCCGGTGA
- a CDS encoding 3-dehydroquinate synthase II, with product MTRSVWLKADDAVGDWEARKRRITAGLEAGIDWVLVDEHDVDRVRELGEVNVAAFAGDDVHVMDAEGTAESTADAVIVGKDGEGDGTVGLPSDFSGSADLSALRSGGATGGYVHIFDEDYEAFAEAVADEADYTMVVAEDWQIIPLENLIARVGEETELIAGVQTAEDARTAYETLEIGADAVLLDTDNPDEIRETCEVRDAVGRETLDMEYAEITAIEQTGSADRVCVDTGSIMDHDEGMLVGSMARGLFFVHAETAESPYVASRPFRVNAGAVHAYARTPGGETTYLSELSSGDEVQVVDRDGNTREALVGRVKIEKRPMFRLQAETESGDRIETLLQNAETIKVATPEGRIAVTDLEVGDEVLVYHEDTARHFGEAVEESIIEK from the coding sequence ATGACACGCTCGGTGTGGCTCAAAGCCGACGATGCCGTCGGCGACTGGGAAGCGCGCAAGCGACGCATCACCGCCGGCCTCGAAGCCGGCATCGACTGGGTACTCGTCGACGAACACGACGTCGACCGCGTCCGAGAACTCGGCGAGGTCAACGTCGCCGCCTTCGCTGGCGACGACGTCCACGTCATGGACGCCGAGGGAACGGCCGAGTCGACTGCCGACGCAGTAATCGTCGGCAAGGATGGCGAGGGCGACGGCACGGTCGGCCTGCCCTCTGACTTCTCGGGGTCGGCCGACCTCTCGGCGCTCCGCAGCGGCGGGGCAACGGGCGGGTACGTCCACATCTTCGACGAGGACTACGAGGCCTTCGCCGAGGCCGTCGCCGACGAGGCCGACTACACGATGGTCGTCGCCGAGGACTGGCAGATCATCCCACTGGAGAACCTCATCGCCCGCGTCGGCGAGGAGACAGAACTCATCGCCGGCGTCCAGACCGCCGAGGACGCCCGCACCGCCTACGAGACCCTGGAGATCGGGGCCGACGCGGTCCTGCTTGACACCGACAACCCCGACGAGATCCGCGAGACCTGCGAGGTCCGTGATGCGGTGGGTCGAGAAACCCTCGACATGGAGTACGCCGAGATCACCGCGATCGAACAGACCGGCTCGGCCGACCGGGTCTGCGTGGATACGGGATCCATCATGGATCACGACGAGGGGATGCTGGTGGGCTCGATGGCCCGCGGGCTGTTCTTCGTCCACGCCGAGACCGCCGAATCGCCGTACGTCGCCTCCCGTCCCTTCCGGGTCAACGCCGGCGCGGTCCACGCCTACGCCCGGACGCCGGGCGGCGAGACGACGTACCTCTCGGAGTTGTCGAGTGGCGACGAGGTCCAGGTCGTCGACCGTGACGGCAACACTCGCGAGGCGCTCGTCGGCCGCGTCAAGATCGAGAAGCGCCCGATGTTCCGGCTCCAGGCCGAGACCGAGAGTGGCGACCGCATCGAGACGCTGCTGCAGAACGCCGAGACGATCAAGGTCGCCACGCCGGAGGGTCGGATCGCCGTGACTGACCTGGAGGTCGGCGACGAGGTGCTGGTCTACCACGAGGACACGGCCCGGCACTTCGGCGAGGCTGTCGAAGAGAGCATCATCGAAAAGTAG
- a CDS encoding methyl-accepting chemotaxis protein, with translation MASESDSHLDSTVAAGGESVSRAEVGDAIDELLRTSENVSRSSQQISDLANEQSENMQEVAGEVSNLSATVEEVASSANEVKAVSQQASQLADQGRDVADDAIDAMEGVDTANEEVSEDVQQLRDRIDEIDEIVEVINDIADQTNMLALNASIEAARAGEAGEGFAVVADEVKSLAEESQQNATEIEEMVADIKAETESTVDSIGDANEQVEDGIDQVGETVDILQKIDQAVTEAAEGAQEVAEATDDQAASTEEVASMVDRTAETAEEVADEIEDIAAANEQQAAKVNELESLLDRR, from the coding sequence ATGGCTTCAGAATCGGACAGTCACCTCGATTCGACTGTCGCGGCGGGTGGAGAGTCGGTCTCACGGGCGGAGGTCGGCGACGCGATCGACGAACTGCTGCGGACTTCTGAGAACGTCTCCCGGAGTTCTCAACAGATCAGCGACCTCGCGAACGAGCAATCCGAGAACATGCAGGAGGTCGCCGGCGAGGTCTCGAACCTCTCCGCGACGGTCGAGGAGGTCGCTTCGAGCGCCAACGAGGTCAAGGCCGTCAGCCAGCAGGCCAGCCAGCTCGCCGATCAGGGCCGGGACGTCGCCGACGACGCCATCGACGCCATGGAGGGCGTCGATACGGCCAACGAGGAGGTCTCGGAGGACGTCCAGCAGTTGCGCGATCGCATCGACGAGATAGACGAGATCGTCGAGGTCATCAACGACATCGCCGACCAGACCAACATGCTCGCATTGAACGCTTCGATCGAGGCCGCCCGCGCGGGCGAGGCGGGTGAGGGCTTCGCCGTCGTCGCCGACGAGGTCAAGAGCTTAGCCGAGGAGTCCCAGCAGAACGCCACCGAGATCGAGGAGATGGTCGCCGACATCAAGGCCGAGACCGAGTCGACCGTCGACAGCATCGGCGACGCCAACGAGCAGGTCGAAGACGGGATCGATCAGGTCGGCGAGACCGTCGACATCCTCCAGAAGATCGACCAGGCCGTCACCGAGGCCGCCGAGGGGGCCCAGGAGGTCGCCGAGGCGACCGACGACCAGGCCGCTTCCACCGAAGAAGTCGCCTCGATGGTCGACCGGACCGCCGAGACGGCCGAGGAGGTGGCCGACGAGATCGAGGACATCGCCGCCGCCAACGAACAGCAGGCGGCGAAGGTCAACGAACTCGAGTCGCTGCTCGACCGTCGCTGA
- a CDS encoding transcription initiation factor IIB family protein, with the protein MTGSKNNETYENRLYDVAEKLQIPDSTLQITRVRLDHLRGEADVDAAQFARIAPTVLALSCREDGLPITGRDIVEPWVDLLADPEATELDPERLPEQIEAVADRLDIDHPPERPDTLVERYADSLDLSASVGTAGKRILTDVFREAPRAVAEASSPAETAGASLVLAAEANGVDGIGPNEVGDVGAAGGVTIKNRYKAFREVLDEGGLDARRYQADAVEEGAPADTGRPDAKSSASDGGVSDVSADACMDAVRGMFPDELPTTATVAEDLGAPEERVGDRLQDLADRGELTARRAGETVAWIPGDRDELGADLTIDAVHSEVDALVEALDVDASVRLFARGLVSDAAESVAVEDAAEFAGAALIASSRINDGDLDPATVARERGFGTRVLYQWLDRLGEIAAVDIPRRGPSDVVEALAEDVAFSETVLEDSRRTLEQYEPAADHGGFAAPELAAGAVFFAATTGGEPIDAGELADSIGFEASHVTDAMNTVFVSLCRGLIRGEIDYEESFWTADLLESDRIADIGDPRTGRAVAAAKTYVAGREGQHVDESTLDVLLAED; encoded by the coding sequence ATGACAGGATCAAAAAACAACGAAACCTACGAAAACCGGCTCTACGACGTGGCAGAGAAGTTACAGATCCCCGATAGTACCTTACAGATCACGCGCGTCCGTCTCGATCATCTCCGTGGGGAGGCAGACGTCGACGCGGCACAGTTCGCCCGGATTGCGCCGACGGTACTCGCACTCTCCTGCCGGGAAGACGGCCTCCCGATCACCGGCCGGGACATCGTCGAACCGTGGGTCGATCTGCTCGCGGATCCGGAGGCGACCGAACTAGATCCCGAACGCCTCCCCGAACAGATCGAGGCGGTCGCCGACCGGCTCGACATCGACCACCCCCCGGAGCGCCCCGACACGCTGGTCGAGCGCTACGCCGACTCCCTTGATCTGTCGGCATCAGTCGGGACGGCGGGAAAGCGAATCCTCACAGATGTCTTCCGGGAGGCACCCCGCGCCGTCGCCGAGGCGTCCTCACCGGCGGAGACGGCTGGCGCGTCACTCGTCCTCGCGGCGGAGGCCAACGGCGTCGACGGGATCGGACCCAACGAGGTTGGGGACGTCGGCGCGGCCGGCGGCGTCACGATCAAGAACCGGTACAAAGCCTTTCGGGAGGTACTGGACGAGGGGGGCCTGGATGCCCGACGCTACCAGGCCGACGCTGTCGAGGAGGGAGCGCCCGCGGATACCGGGCGACCGGACGCGAAATCATCCGCCTCGGACGGCGGGGTTTCGGACGTCTCGGCGGATGCGTGTATGGACGCTGTCCGTGGGATGTTCCCGGACGAACTCCCGACCACGGCGACGGTCGCCGAGGATCTGGGTGCTCCCGAGGAACGTGTCGGTGATCGACTGCAGGACCTCGCCGATCGCGGCGAACTCACGGCCAGGCGCGCCGGCGAGACCGTCGCCTGGATCCCGGGTGACCGGGACGAACTCGGGGCGGACCTGACGATCGACGCCGTCCACAGCGAGGTCGACGCTCTCGTCGAGGCACTCGACGTCGACGCGTCCGTGCGGCTCTTTGCCCGGGGCCTGGTCAGTGACGCCGCCGAAAGTGTCGCCGTCGAGGACGCCGCCGAATTCGCCGGTGCGGCCCTGATCGCAAGCAGCCGGATCAACGACGGTGATCTCGATCCAGCGACCGTTGCCAGGGAACGGGGTTTCGGGACGCGGGTACTCTACCAGTGGCTCGACCGCCTCGGGGAGATCGCCGCCGTCGACATCCCACGTCGCGGGCCGTCGGACGTCGTCGAGGCACTCGCCGAGGACGTCGCGTTCTCCGAAACAGTGCTCGAAGACAGCCGCCGGACGCTGGAACAGTACGAACCGGCGGCGGACCACGGCGGGTTCGCCGCGCCGGAACTGGCTGCCGGGGCCGTCTTCTTCGCGGCGACGACCGGCGGCGAACCGATCGACGCGGGCGAACTCGCTGACAGCATCGGATTCGAGGCGAGTCACGTCACAGACGCGATGAACACCGTTTTCGTCTCACTGTGTCGGGGCCTGATCCGCGGCGAGATCGACTACGAGGAGTCGTTTTGGACGGCCGACTTGCTCGAATCCGACCGAATCGCCGATATCGGCGACCCCCGGACCGGACGTGCCGTCGCCGCCGCCAAAACCTACGTCGCCGGTCGGGAGGGCCAACACGTCGACGAGAGCACCCTAGACGTGTTGCTCGCCGAGGACTGA
- a CDS encoding DNA-methyltransferase, which translates to METDHAVVTGDARELELPADSVDLVVTSPPYPMIEMWDDVFAALDPAIADALAAEEGQRAFEAMHDVLDAVWQQLDRVLVDGGIAAINVGDATRTLDRFRQYPNASEITSRMVEHGFDPLPDIVWRKPGNSAAKFMGSGMVPPNAYPTLEHESILLFRNGSRRSFPPGDENRYESAYFWEERNRWFSDLWEMTGTSQNLDAGLRERSGAFPVEVPLRLIRMFSVYGDTVLDPFWGTGTTTLAAILAGRGSVGYERDADLRAAFDDRFEGLPDRSRERARARLERHREWVTDRQDSGEELGYENDHYETPVRTKQERTLRLYAVESVAETTGGYTVTHAPIENIG; encoded by the coding sequence ATGGAGACTGACCACGCCGTGGTGACGGGCGACGCTCGCGAACTGGAACTGCCCGCTGACTCGGTCGACCTCGTGGTCACCTCGCCGCCCTACCCCATGATCGAGATGTGGGACGACGTCTTCGCTGCGCTCGATCCCGCAATCGCTGACGCGCTCGCGGCCGAGGAGGGCCAGCGTGCCTTCGAGGCGATGCACGACGTGCTCGATGCCGTGTGGCAACAGCTCGATCGCGTCCTCGTCGACGGCGGGATCGCCGCGATCAACGTCGGCGACGCCACGCGGACGCTCGATCGCTTCCGACAGTACCCCAACGCGAGTGAGATCACCAGCCGGATGGTCGAGCACGGGTTCGATCCACTGCCGGACATCGTCTGGCGCAAGCCCGGAAACAGCGCCGCGAAGTTCATGGGCTCGGGGATGGTGCCGCCCAACGCCTATCCGACGCTCGAACACGAGTCGATCTTGCTCTTCCGGAACGGCTCGCGGCGGTCGTTTCCGCCAGGTGACGAAAATCGCTACGAGAGCGCCTATTTCTGGGAGGAGCGCAACCGGTGGTTCTCGGACCTCTGGGAGATGACTGGCACATCCCAGAACCTCGACGCCGGACTCCGCGAGCGCTCGGGGGCGTTTCCCGTCGAGGTCCCGCTCCGGCTGATCCGGATGTTCTCAGTCTACGGCGATACCGTCCTCGACCCGTTCTGGGGGACCGGGACGACGACGCTCGCGGCGATACTCGCCGGCCGGGGCTCCGTGGGCTACGAGCGCGATGCCGACCTCCGGGCCGCCTTCGACGATCGCTTCGAGGGGCTGCCCGACCGGTCCCGCGAGCGCGCCCGCGCCCGCCTCGAACGCCACCGCGAGTGGGTTACAGACCGCCAGGACTCGGGCGAGGAACTGGGCTACGAGAACGACCACTACGAGACGCCGGTCCGGACGAAACAGGAACGGACCCTTCGGCTCTACGCCGTCGAGTCGGTGGCGGAGACGACGGGAGGGTATACGGTGACGCACGCGCCGATCGAGAATATAGGGTGA
- a CDS encoding transcription initiation factor IIB: MSETNTRTRLDQSTTVNEDETETEAEDVNCPECGGNLISDTERGETVCTECGLVVEEDEIDPGPEWRAFDAKEKDQKSRVGAPTTNMMHDKGLSTNIDWRDKDAYGNSLGSRQREKMQRLRKWNERFRTRDSKERNLKQALGEIDRMASALGLPENVRETASVIYRRALDEDLLPGRSIEGVSTASVYAAARQAGVPRSLDELTDVSRVEKDEIARTYRYVVRELGLEVRPADPESYVPRFTSDLELSEEAERRARELLANAKEEGVHSGKSPVGLAAAAIYAASLLTNEKTTQAAVSEVADISEVTIRNRYHELLEAEQSIPAA, translated from the coding sequence ATGAGCGAGACAAACACCAGAACCCGACTCGACCAGTCGACGACAGTCAACGAAGACGAAACCGAGACCGAGGCCGAGGACGTCAACTGCCCGGAGTGTGGTGGCAACCTCATCTCCGACACCGAGCGCGGTGAGACCGTCTGTACGGAGTGTGGACTCGTCGTCGAGGAAGACGAGATCGACCCCGGACCGGAGTGGCGAGCCTTCGACGCCAAGGAGAAAGACCAGAAGTCCCGCGTCGGCGCGCCGACGACGAACATGATGCACGACAAGGGGCTGTCGACCAACATCGACTGGCGCGATAAGGACGCCTACGGCAACTCGCTTGGCTCCCGCCAGCGCGAGAAGATGCAGCGCCTCCGGAAGTGGAACGAGCGCTTCCGGACGCGTGACTCCAAGGAACGCAATCTCAAGCAGGCCCTCGGTGAGATCGACCGGATGGCGAGCGCGCTTGGCCTCCCCGAGAACGTTCGTGAGACCGCCAGCGTCATCTATCGCCGCGCGCTCGACGAGGACCTCCTGCCCGGCCGCTCGATCGAGGGCGTCTCGACGGCCTCGGTCTACGCCGCCGCCCGCCAGGCCGGCGTCCCGCGGAGCCTCGACGAACTCACCGACGTCTCTCGGGTCGAGAAAGACGAGATCGCCCGGACGTATCGGTACGTCGTCCGCGAACTCGGTCTGGAAGTCCGACCCGCAGACCCCGAGAGCTACGTCCCACGGTTCACCTCGGACCTCGAACTGAGCGAGGAGGCAGAGCGTCGCGCGCGTGAACTGCTTGCCAACGCCAAAGAGGAGGGCGTCCACTCCGGGAAGAGCCCCGTCGGCCTCGCCGCTGCGGCGATCTACGCCGCCTCGCTGCTCACCAACGAGAAGACCACCCAGGCCGCCGTCTCGGAAGTGGCCGACATCTCCGAGGTCACGATCCGCAACCGGTATCACGAACTCCTCGAGGCCGAGCAGTCGATCCCCGCAGCCTGA